The proteins below are encoded in one region of Silene latifolia isolate original U9 population chromosome 2, ASM4854445v1, whole genome shotgun sequence:
- the LOC141644205 gene encoding uncharacterized protein At1g27050-like, giving the protein MSRKREKLYFSPHQPFSNPKRRRPQPRAPSPEDKPQDKPAAPPALLVLGIPTGCSVLDLKARFEIYGSISRIRINPLGVGSISFRTFSGADSAVAASLDPSFPISIDSHLVQVMWESDMKDDDAQDNVDERRRRNSNLSKLLKGETPLSRHGRAKRLSSAIVNPNATINSAVLDPPFKHNREIVAYDDIL; this is encoded by the exons ATGAGCAGAAAGAGAGAGAAACTCTACTTTTCCCCTCACCAACCCTTCTCCAACCCAAAACGACGTCGTCCACAACCACGAGCTCCATCACCAGaagacaaacctcaagataaaCCCGCCGCACCACCCGCTTTACTAGTACTTGGGATTCCTACGGGCTGCTCCGTCTTGGACTTGAAAGCCCGGTTCGAGATATACGGGTCTATTTCTCGGATCCGGATTAACCCGCTTGGTGTTGGTTCTATCTCTTTTCGGACTTTTTCCGGTGCCGATTCTGCTGTCGCGGCATCGCTTGATCCCTCTTTTCCCATCTCCATCGACTCGCACCTG GTTCAAGTGATGTGGGAAAGCGACATGAAAGATGATGATGCACAAGACAATGTCGATGAAAGACGAAGGAGGAATTCAAATTTGTCGAAGCTTTTAAAGGGGGAGACGCCTTTGAGTAGACACGGTAGGGCAAAGAGGCTGAGTTCAGCCATCGTCAACCCAAATGCCACAATTAATAGTGCAGTGTTAGATCCGCCATTCAAGCATAATAGAGAGATTGTTGCCTACGATGATATCTTGTAG
- the LOC141644206 gene encoding adagio protein 3-like — MKGQRREAIGADEEEEMKSHNSKRPKYPQKTQDLMQNLAENEEDDDLEDDEDGEEEEDDANYMNCNYFYQPQPMPTSIVVCDALEIDSPIIYVNTSFEIYTGYSANEILGRNCRFLQYRDPHAQRRHPLVDPVVVSEMRRCLEDGIEFQGELLNFRKDGTPLVNRLRLQPIYADDGTVTHVIGIQIFTEAKVNLDHVSYPVFKQTFEHQIEHSDELSSKGGDLCGILHLSDDVLAHNIFSRLTPRDVASIGSTCKRIYELTKNEHVRKMVCQSLWGREVTGNLELMTKNLGWVRLARELTTLEAVSWRKFTVGGSVEPSRCNFSACAVGNRLVLFGGEGVGMQPMDDTFVLNLDSEHPEWRRVIVKSSPPGRWGHTLSCLNGSCLVVFGGCGREGLLNDVFVLDLDAKHPTWTEILGGTPPVRRSWHSSCTIDGTKLVVFGGCTDSGELLSDTFLLDLTTDRPVWKEIPSSWSPPSRLGHSLSVYGRTKIFMFGGLVKSGQLRLRSGEAYTIDIGTENPQWRQIDCGAAGMGSQGGVIPPPRLDHVAVSMPCGRIIVFGGSIAALHSPSQLFLLDPSEDKPSWRTLNVPGQPPKVAWGHSTCVVGGTRVLVLGGHSGEEWVLNELHELCLASKHDSDM; from the exons ATGAAAGGTCAACGAAGGGAAGCTATAGGAGCTGATGAGGAAGAAGAAATGAAATCTCATAATAGTAAAAGACCAAAATACCCTCAGAAAACGCAAGATTTGATGCAAAACTTAGCAGaaaatgaagaagatgatgatttgGAAGACGATGAAGatggtgaagaagaagaagatgatgcgAATTATATGAATTGCAATTATTTTTATCAACCTCAACCAATGCCAACATCAATTGTTGTATGTGATGCACTTGAGATTGATTCTCCGATCATTTATGTTAATACCAGTTTCGAGATTTATACGGGTTATTCTGCTAATGAAATCCTCGGTCGCAATTG TCGTTTCTTACAGTACAGAGACCCGCATGCTCAAAGAAGACATCCTCTGGTGGACCCTGTTGTTGTTTCTGAGATGAGGCGATGTCTGGAAGACGGTATAGAGTTCCAAGGAGAGCTTCTCAATTTCAGAAAAGACGGTACTCCTTTGGTAAACAGGCTTAGGCTTCAACCAATTTATGCCGATGATGGTACTGTTACCCATGTTATAGGTATTCAGATATTCACTGAAGCGAAAGTAAATCTTGACCATGTTTCGTACCCGGTTTTCAAACAGACATTTGAGCATCAAATTGAACACTCAGACGAGTTATCTTCAAAGGGTGGAGATCTGTGTGGAATTCTCCATCTTTCTGACGATGTTTTGGCGCATAACATATTTTCACGCTTGACTCCAAGAGATGTAGCATCTATTGGATCTACCTGCAAAAGAATATACGAACTGACGAAAAATGAGCATGTAAGAAAGATGGTTTGTCAAAGTTTATGGGGAAGGGAAGTGACTGGTAATTTAGAGTTGATGACTAAAAATTTGGGGTGGGTTCGGCTAGCCAGGGAGCTAACCACCCTTGAGGCTGTTTCTTGGAGGAAGTTCACGGTAGGAGGTTCTGTCGAACCTTCACGTTGCAATTTCAGTGCATGTGCAGTGGGAAACCGACTTGTTCTATTTGGCGGGGAGGGTGTAGGAATGCAACCTATGGATGACACGTTCGTACTCAACCTCGACTCAGAACACCCAGAGTGGCGTCGAGTGATTGTCAAATCCTCTCCTCCTGGACGGTGGGGCCACACTCTTTCGTGTCTCAACGGGTCATGTCTTGTTGTATTTGGTGGGTGTGGTAGGGAAGGGTTGCTTAACGACGTCTTTGTCCTAGACTTGGATGCCAAACATCCGACATGGACTGAAATACTCGGTGGCACTCCTCCTGTCCGTCGGTCTTGGCATAGCTCTTGTACCATAGACGGGACCAAGTTAGTAGTATTCGGAGGTTGCACAGATTCTGGGGAGCTCCTCAGTGACACATTCTTGCTCGATCTCACGACAGACCGTCCGGTTTGGAAGGAAATACCATCATCATGGTCCCCACCATCTAGGCTCGGCCACTCGCTCTCTGTTTACGGGAGGACAAAGATATTCATGTTCGGAGGACTGGTCAAAAGCGGACAATTAAGGCTACGGTCAGGCGAAGCCTACACTATTGACATAGGAACCGAAAACCCTCAATGGAGGCAAATAGATTGCGGCGCCGCCGGTATGGGTAGCCAAGGAGGGGTCATTCCTCCTCCAAGGCTCGATCACGTGGCTGTAAGCATGCCATGTGGCAGAATCATTGTATTCGGAGGTTCAATCGCTGCCCTACATTCTCCTTCCCAGCTTTTCCTCTTGGACCCTTCAGAAGATAAACCGTCCTGGAGAACCCTTAACGTGCCAGGACAGCCCCCTAAGGTTGCCTGGGGCCATAGCACGTGTGTGGTCGGAGGTACTCGAGTCTTGGTGCTGGGTGGTCATTCAGGTGAGGAATGGGTACTAAATGAGCTCCACGAGCTGTGTTTGGCGAGTAAACACGACTCAGACATGTGA